One Trichomycterus rosablanca isolate fTriRos1 chromosome 10, fTriRos1.hap1, whole genome shotgun sequence DNA window includes the following coding sequences:
- the LOC134322039 gene encoding zinc finger protein 501-like isoform X1, producing the protein MQEEIQDSDLRLQNDLKPYQCSHCGKSFIKERDRKRHLMIHTGVKPYRCSQCGSSFTQLGNLNVHQRIHTGEKPYQCLQCGKSFTHQSTFKQHQLSHLGGKQYQCSECGKSFTRLTILRRHLRIHTGEKLYECPQCGKSFTLQRNLQVHQRIHTGEKPYHCSQCGKSFNQQSALQHHISVHLGEKPYECPQCGKRFARRSHLQRHQGSHLGEKPYECSQCGRSYTRQNDLQRHFWSHAQEKPYQCPHCEMSFVRQSALQQHQHFHTGAKPHQCSCCGKSFSQQRNLKQHQRVHTVEGQFECSQCGKSFIHQSNLKIHQRMHTGEKPYQCSVCGQSFSYLNAIKRHKCIKTEPSTSDMEICQSLGTEHNGRKVSSNSIAINIYPCIYISANACVTYMYKIIV; encoded by the exons ATGCAGGAGGAAATCCAGGACTCGGATCTCAGGCTGCAGAACGATCtcaaaccgtatcagtgttcacactgtgggaagagcttcatcAAGGAACGGGACCGTAAGAGACACCTGATGATTCACACCGGAGTGAAGCCGTATCGGTGCTCGCAGTGCGGATCTAGCTTCACTCAGCTGGGTAATCTGAAtgtgcaccagcgcattcacaccggagagaaaccgtatcagtgtttgcagtgcgggaagagttttactcaccAGAGTACCTTCAAACAGCACCAGCTCAGTCACTTAGGCGGGAAGCAGTACCAGTGCTCAGAGTGCGGGAAGAGCTTCACCAGACTGACCATTCTCCGCAGGCAcctgcgcattcacaccggagagaaactgTACGAGTGCCCGCAGTGCGGGAAGAGCTTCACCCTCCAGAGGAATCTCCAggttcaccagcgcattcacacgggagagaaaccgtaccaCTGTTCTCAGTGCGGTAAGAGCTTTAATCAGCAGAGCGCCCTCCAGCACCACATCAGCGTCCACCTGGGCGAGAAGCCCTACGAGTGCCCGCAGTGCGGGAAGCGCTTCGCCCGGCGCAGTCACCTCCAGCGCCACCAGGGCAGCCACctcggagagaaaccgtacgaGTGCTCGCAGTGCGGGAGGAGCTACACCCGTCAGAACGACCTCCAGCGACACTTCTGGAGTCACGCGCAGGAGAAGCCGTACCAGTGCCCGCACTGCGAGATGAGCTTCGTCCGGCAGAGCGCCCTCCAGCAGCACCAGCACTTTCACACGGGGGCGAAGCCTCACCAGTGCTCGTGCTGCGGCAAGAGTTTCAGTCAGCAGAGGAATCTCAAGCagcaccagcgcgttcacacggTGGAGGGACAGTTCGAGTGCTCGCAGTGCGGCAAGAGTTTCATTCACCAGAGTAATCTGAAGATACACCAGCGCATGCACACGGGGGAGAAGCCGTACCAGTGCTCGGTGTGTGGACAGAGCTTCAGTTATTTAAACGCAATCAAGAGACACAAGTGCATTAAGACCGAGCCGTCGACGTCAGACATGGAGATCTGTCAG agTTTGGGAACTGAACACAACGGCCGAAAAGTCTCATCCAACAGTATTGCTATTAATATTTACCCATGTATTTACATTAGTGCAAATGCTTGTGTTACAtacatgtataaaataattgtttaa
- the LOC134322039 gene encoding zinc finger protein ZFP2-like isoform X2, with translation MQEEIQDSDLRLQNDLKPYQCSHCGKSFIKERDRKRHLMIHTGVKPYRCSQCGSSFTQLGNLNVHQRIHTGEKPYQCLQCGKSFTHQSTFKQHQLSHLGGKQYQCSECGKSFTRLTILRRHLRIHTGEKLYECPQCGKSFTLQRNLQVHQRIHTGEKPYHCSQCGKSFNQQSALQHHISVHLGEKPYECPQCGKRFARRSHLQRHQGSHLGEKPYECSQCGRSYTRQNDLQRHFWSHAQEKPYQCPHCEMSFVRQSALQQHQHFHTGAKPHQCSCCGKSFSQQRNLKQHQRVHTVEGQFECSQCGKSFIHQSNLKIHQRMHTGEKPYQCSVCGQSFSYLNAIKRHKCIKTEPSTSDMEICQVTV, from the coding sequence ATGCAGGAGGAAATCCAGGACTCGGATCTCAGGCTGCAGAACGATCtcaaaccgtatcagtgttcacactgtgggaagagcttcatcAAGGAACGGGACCGTAAGAGACACCTGATGATTCACACCGGAGTGAAGCCGTATCGGTGCTCGCAGTGCGGATCTAGCTTCACTCAGCTGGGTAATCTGAAtgtgcaccagcgcattcacaccggagagaaaccgtatcagtgtttgcagtgcgggaagagttttactcaccAGAGTACCTTCAAACAGCACCAGCTCAGTCACTTAGGCGGGAAGCAGTACCAGTGCTCAGAGTGCGGGAAGAGCTTCACCAGACTGACCATTCTCCGCAGGCAcctgcgcattcacaccggagagaaactgTACGAGTGCCCGCAGTGCGGGAAGAGCTTCACCCTCCAGAGGAATCTCCAggttcaccagcgcattcacacgggagagaaaccgtaccaCTGTTCTCAGTGCGGTAAGAGCTTTAATCAGCAGAGCGCCCTCCAGCACCACATCAGCGTCCACCTGGGCGAGAAGCCCTACGAGTGCCCGCAGTGCGGGAAGCGCTTCGCCCGGCGCAGTCACCTCCAGCGCCACCAGGGCAGCCACctcggagagaaaccgtacgaGTGCTCGCAGTGCGGGAGGAGCTACACCCGTCAGAACGACCTCCAGCGACACTTCTGGAGTCACGCGCAGGAGAAGCCGTACCAGTGCCCGCACTGCGAGATGAGCTTCGTCCGGCAGAGCGCCCTCCAGCAGCACCAGCACTTTCACACGGGGGCGAAGCCTCACCAGTGCTCGTGCTGCGGCAAGAGTTTCAGTCAGCAGAGGAATCTCAAGCagcaccagcgcgttcacacggTGGAGGGACAGTTCGAGTGCTCGCAGTGCGGCAAGAGTTTCATTCACCAGAGTAATCTGAAGATACACCAGCGCATGCACACGGGGGAGAAGCCGTACCAGTGCTCGGTGTGTGGACAGAGCTTCAGTTATTTAAACGCAATCAAGAGACACAAGTGCATTAAGACCGAGCCGTCGACGTCAGACATGGAGATCTGTCAGGTTACAGTATAA